A genomic stretch from Frigoribacterium sp. PvP032 includes:
- a CDS encoding ROK family transcriptional regulator, producing MPRAAAPRAAAVPRAAAPRAVTGHSAAAAAPAGAERASSTLRVTAKSLPQHTRARNRALVLQTLWHQGSMSRADLARESGLTRPTVSGIVQELADDGVVAELGLRGDARVGKPATLVGIRPDSFHILALDLSSAERFSGAVVDVRGEVVGRASVDIDGATGEAAVALAERLVDELSGLTTTRLLGVGVGTPGIVDHQGVVRTAVHLGWWDLPLAARLSARTGVPVHVGNDANLAALGVHTFGDAERDPSRSLMVITIEHGVGVGLIVGGALVEGDRFSAGEIGHVTVDEAGDVCACGRRGCLEVSLAAPGLSARLLAVDPGSRGAVLHAAGRDLGFVLAPVVSALGLDEVVLSGPRELLDGVLLRAALDTVRARTLAAVGQGLVLRYAGDDRDLAVLGAASLVLSAELGVS from the coding sequence GTGCCCCGAGCAGCCGCCCCCCGTGCCGCAGCCGTCCCCCGCGCAGCCGCCCCCCGCGCCGTCACCGGCCACTCCGCTGCCGCCGCCGCTCCCGCAGGTGCCGAGCGCGCCTCCTCGACCCTCCGCGTCACCGCGAAGTCGCTCCCGCAGCACACCAGGGCCCGCAACCGTGCGCTCGTGCTGCAGACCCTCTGGCACCAGGGTTCGATGAGCCGTGCCGACCTCGCCCGCGAGAGCGGGCTCACCCGGCCGACCGTCTCGGGCATCGTGCAGGAACTCGCCGACGACGGCGTGGTCGCCGAGCTCGGGCTGCGCGGCGACGCCCGGGTCGGCAAGCCCGCGACGCTCGTCGGCATCCGGCCCGACTCGTTCCACATCCTCGCGCTCGACCTCTCGTCGGCCGAGCGGTTCTCCGGCGCCGTCGTCGACGTCCGCGGCGAGGTCGTCGGCCGGGCCAGCGTCGACATCGACGGCGCGACGGGAGAGGCGGCCGTGGCGCTGGCCGAGCGTCTCGTGGACGAGCTGTCCGGGCTGACGACCACGCGCCTCCTGGGCGTCGGGGTGGGCACGCCCGGCATCGTCGACCACCAGGGCGTCGTGCGCACTGCGGTGCACCTCGGCTGGTGGGACCTGCCGCTCGCAGCCAGGCTGAGCGCCCGCACGGGCGTGCCGGTGCACGTCGGCAACGACGCGAACCTCGCCGCCCTCGGGGTGCACACGTTCGGCGACGCCGAGCGAGACCCGTCGCGCAGCCTGATGGTGATCACCATCGAGCACGGCGTGGGGGTCGGCCTCATCGTCGGGGGCGCGCTCGTCGAGGGCGACCGCTTCTCGGCCGGCGAGATCGGGCACGTCACCGTCGACGAGGCGGGCGACGTGTGCGCCTGCGGTCGACGCGGCTGCCTCGAGGTGTCGCTCGCGGCGCCGGGGCTGTCGGCCCGCCTCCTCGCCGTCGACCCCGGCTCGCGCGGAGCCGTGCTGCACGCCGCGGGCCGCGACCTCGGCTTCGTGCTCGCGCCCGTCGTGAGCGCGCTCGGGCTCGACGAGGTAGTGCTCTCGGGGCCCCGAGAGCTGCTCGACGGCGTGCTGCTGCGCGCGGCCCTCGACACCGTCAGGGCCCGCACCCTCGCGGCGGTCGGCCAGGGGCTCGTCCTCCGCTACGCGGGCGACGACCGCGACCTGGCCGTGCTCGGCGCCGCGTCGCTCGTGCTCTCGGCCGAGCTGGGCGTCTCGTGA
- a CDS encoding ABC transporter ATP-binding protein produces MTEQTTHDQATRRSEDARDGAVRDDGMVDGTGGGPAHAALDGRTPAEKRAEQGSTTQGVRGEERDDFTKAESKRLRRRSLRLLGSLIRPLRWRLALMAVVVIVSTASQVAGPALIAFGIDTALPALMDRQDWAPAILVVVVYLVTGVLGAVLMAQYTVLSARISQAILFDLRKRLFLHTQRLSLEFHETYTSGRIISRQTSDLDSIRELLDSGINQLVSGLLYMGFTAIALVSLDAPSGLVLAVALVPLVLLTRWFQVRSQKLFRATRVASARVIVHFVETMTGMRAVQAFRKEARNEKEYAGYVEEYRQANSKVFTLFGTFDPGLVLIGNATLAAVVLFGGFRVIDGSLEIGALLAAALYAKRFFDPAEEMAMFYNGYQSASAALEKISGVLEEQPSVPDPESPVDLRHAKGAVVFDDVEFAYSADTVVLPEFDLDVPAGQTIALVGSTGAGKSTLAKLMSRFYDPTRGRVTLDGVDLRDLHPKDLRRAIVMVTQEAYLFSGSVADNISLGKPDATRDEIERAARAVGAHEFIVALPNGYDTDVNKRGGRVSAGQRQLLSFARAFIADPAVLILDEATASLDIPSERMVQEALQTLLADRTAVIIAHRLSTVAIADRVLVMEHGRVVEDGTPADLIAGTGRFAQLHAAWRDSLV; encoded by the coding sequence ATGACCGAGCAGACGACGCACGACCAGGCCACGCGCCGCAGCGAGGACGCGCGCGACGGCGCGGTCCGTGACGACGGCATGGTCGACGGCACCGGGGGCGGCCCCGCCCACGCGGCCCTCGACGGTCGCACCCCGGCCGAGAAGCGCGCCGAGCAGGGCTCGACGACGCAGGGGGTCCGCGGCGAGGAGCGGGACGACTTCACGAAGGCCGAGAGCAAGCGGCTCCGTCGTCGTTCACTGCGCCTCCTCGGCTCGCTGATCCGTCCGCTGCGCTGGCGGCTGGCGCTGATGGCGGTCGTCGTCATCGTCAGCACTGCCTCCCAGGTGGCCGGCCCCGCGCTGATCGCGTTCGGCATCGACACCGCCCTGCCTGCCCTGATGGACCGTCAGGACTGGGCACCGGCGATCCTCGTGGTCGTGGTCTACCTCGTCACGGGCGTGCTCGGCGCCGTGCTGATGGCGCAGTACACGGTGCTGTCGGCGCGGATCAGCCAGGCGATCCTGTTCGACCTGCGCAAGCGTCTGTTCCTGCACACGCAGCGGCTCAGCCTCGAGTTCCACGAGACGTACACGTCGGGGCGGATCATCTCGCGCCAGACGAGCGACCTCGACTCGATCCGCGAGCTGCTCGACTCGGGCATCAACCAGCTCGTCTCCGGCCTGCTCTACATGGGCTTCACCGCGATCGCGCTGGTCAGCCTCGACGCGCCGAGCGGGCTCGTGCTCGCCGTCGCGCTCGTCCCGCTGGTCCTGCTCACGCGGTGGTTCCAGGTGCGCTCGCAGAAGCTGTTCCGTGCCACGCGCGTCGCCAGCGCCCGGGTCATCGTGCACTTCGTCGAGACGATGACGGGCATGCGGGCGGTGCAGGCGTTCCGCAAGGAGGCGCGCAACGAGAAGGAGTACGCGGGCTACGTCGAGGAGTACCGCCAGGCCAACTCGAAGGTGTTCACGCTGTTCGGCACGTTCGACCCCGGACTGGTGCTGATCGGCAACGCCACCCTCGCGGCCGTCGTGCTCTTCGGCGGCTTCAGGGTGATCGACGGCTCGCTCGAGATCGGCGCCCTGCTGGCGGCGGCGCTGTACGCGAAGCGCTTCTTCGACCCCGCGGAGGAGATGGCCATGTTCTACAACGGCTACCAGTCCGCGTCGGCGGCGCTCGAGAAGATCTCGGGCGTCCTCGAGGAGCAGCCGAGCGTGCCCGACCCCGAGTCGCCCGTCGACCTGCGGCACGCGAAGGGAGCCGTGGTGTTCGACGACGTCGAGTTCGCGTACTCGGCCGACACGGTCGTGCTGCCCGAGTTCGACCTCGACGTGCCCGCGGGGCAGACCATCGCCCTGGTCGGCTCGACCGGCGCCGGCAAGTCGACTCTCGCGAAGCTCATGTCGCGGTTCTACGACCCGACGCGCGGCCGCGTGACCCTCGACGGCGTCGACCTGCGCGACCTGCACCCGAAGGACCTGCGGCGGGCGATCGTCATGGTCACCCAGGAGGCGTACCTGTTCTCGGGCTCGGTGGCGGACAACATCTCGCTCGGCAAGCCCGACGCGACGCGCGACGAGATCGAGCGGGCCGCCCGCGCGGTCGGCGCCCACGAGTTCATCGTGGCGCTGCCCAACGGGTACGACACCGACGTGAACAAGCGCGGCGGTCGTGTCTCGGCCGGGCAGCGCCAGCTGCTCTCGTTCGCGCGCGCGTTCATCGCCGACCCGGCGGTGCTCATCCTCGACGAGGCCACCGCGTCGCTCGACATCCCGTCCGAGCGCATGGTGCAGGAGGCGCTGCAGACCCTGCTCGCCGACCGTACCGCGGTGATCATCGCGCACCGCCTGTCGACGGTCGCGATCGCCGACCGGGTGCTCGTCATGGAGCACGGCCGCGTGGTCGAGGACGGCACGCCCGCCGACCTGATCGCGGGCACCGGGCGCTTCGCGCAGCTGCACGCGGCCTGGCGCGACTCGCTCGTGTAG
- a CDS encoding ABC transporter ATP-binding protein, which yields MSPKSPPSPSATQRRPSTFRALMRLQPYAKPAIPRIVLGAVAALAAAVVALLIPAVLQLLVDGPLSSGDRAQVWPAFAVVLGLGIVEAIMIGLRRRLVLTPSTHVEASMRNSLYAKLQDLPVAFHDRWQSGQLLSRSVSDLSLIRRWLAFGLVLLVVNLLTIVVGFAVLFFYSWALALLFMVASMPVFFVSFAFEKRYSIVARRSQDQVGDLATSVEQSVHGIRVLKAFGRGKHSLEEFAKQADDLRGTEIEKAQAISRLWLWLLLVPDVAFALCLLGGIWLAADGQLTVGQLFAFFATATVLRWPVESIGFLLSMTFDTRTAADRFFEVLDSENAITDPEQPVTIEAPEGRLEFADAHFRYQDSQAQYPDLVNGVDLVVEPGETMALVGLTGSGKTTLLALVSRLYDVTGGSVRIDGVDVRDLSRQELRRLVGMAFEDATLFSASVRDNVLLGRPDLADDPVEADRVMREALEIAQADFVERLPDGVDTRVGEEGLSLSGGQRQRLALARAVAARPAILVLDDPLSALDVDTEARVEAGLRRVLASTTSLIVAHRPSTVTLADRVALLENGRVTAVGTHSDLLATNEHYRWVISSLDDDTTPAREEVLA from the coding sequence ATGTCTCCGAAGTCCCCTCCCAGCCCGTCCGCGACGCAGCGTCGCCCGTCGACGTTCCGCGCCCTGATGCGTCTCCAGCCCTACGCGAAGCCGGCGATCCCGCGCATCGTGCTCGGCGCCGTCGCCGCGCTCGCCGCCGCCGTCGTCGCCCTGCTCATCCCCGCCGTGCTGCAGCTGCTGGTCGACGGCCCCCTGTCGAGCGGCGACCGAGCCCAGGTGTGGCCGGCCTTCGCGGTCGTGCTCGGCCTCGGCATCGTCGAGGCGATCATGATCGGCCTCCGACGCCGGCTCGTGCTCACGCCGAGCACGCACGTCGAGGCGTCGATGCGCAACTCGCTCTACGCGAAGCTGCAGGACCTGCCGGTGGCGTTCCACGACCGCTGGCAGAGCGGCCAGCTGCTCAGCCGGTCGGTCAGCGACCTCTCGCTGATCCGCCGCTGGCTCGCGTTCGGCCTCGTCCTGTTGGTCGTCAACCTGCTGACGATCGTCGTCGGCTTCGCCGTGCTCTTCTTCTACAGCTGGGCGTTGGCGCTCCTCTTCATGGTCGCGTCGATGCCCGTGTTCTTCGTCAGCTTCGCGTTCGAGAAGCGCTACTCGATCGTCGCGCGGCGCAGCCAGGACCAGGTCGGCGACCTCGCGACCAGCGTCGAGCAGAGCGTGCACGGCATCCGGGTGCTCAAGGCCTTCGGCCGCGGCAAGCACTCGCTCGAGGAGTTCGCGAAGCAGGCCGACGACCTGCGCGGCACCGAGATCGAGAAGGCACAGGCGATCAGCCGGCTGTGGCTCTGGCTGTTGCTCGTGCCCGACGTCGCCTTCGCCCTCTGCCTGCTCGGCGGCATCTGGCTCGCCGCCGACGGCCAGCTCACCGTCGGGCAGCTCTTCGCGTTCTTCGCGACGGCCACGGTGCTGCGCTGGCCGGTCGAGTCGATCGGCTTCCTGCTCTCGATGACCTTCGACACCCGCACGGCCGCCGACCGGTTCTTCGAGGTGCTCGACAGCGAGAACGCGATCACCGACCCCGAGCAGCCGGTCACGATCGAGGCGCCGGAGGGGCGGCTCGAGTTCGCCGACGCCCACTTCCGCTACCAGGACAGCCAGGCCCAGTACCCGGACCTGGTCAACGGCGTCGACCTCGTCGTCGAGCCGGGCGAGACCATGGCGCTCGTCGGGCTCACCGGCTCGGGCAAGACGACGCTGCTCGCGCTCGTCTCGCGCCTCTACGACGTGACGGGCGGCAGCGTCCGGATCGACGGCGTCGACGTGCGCGACCTGTCCCGGCAAGAGCTGCGCCGACTGGTCGGCATGGCCTTCGAGGACGCGACGCTGTTCAGCGCCTCCGTCCGCGACAACGTGCTGCTCGGCCGCCCCGACCTCGCCGACGACCCCGTCGAGGCCGACCGCGTGATGCGCGAGGCCCTCGAGATCGCGCAGGCCGACTTCGTCGAACGCCTGCCCGACGGCGTCGACACCCGGGTCGGAGAAGAGGGGCTGAGCCTCTCCGGCGGGCAGCGCCAGCGGCTCGCCCTGGCCCGCGCCGTCGCGGCACGACCCGCGATCCTCGTGCTCGACGACCCGCTGTCGGCGCTCGACGTCGACACCGAGGCGCGGGTCGAGGCCGGCCTCCGCCGCGTCCTCGCGTCGACGACCTCGTTGATCGTCGCGCACCGTCCCTCGACGGTCACCCTCGCCGACCGCGTCGCCCTGCTCGAGAACGGCAGGGTCACCGCGGTCGGCACCCACTCCGACCTGCTCGCCACGAACGAGCACTACCGCTGGGTGATCTCGTCCCTCGACGACGACACGACCCCCGCCCGAGAGGAGGTGCTGGCATGA
- a CDS encoding GNAT family N-acetyltransferase gives MSDLRLETLSAATVVAANNLTLKPGQEQYVAPVSHSIAEAYVNPTTAWPRVVLDGDEVVGFIMGNFDADADDESLRSCIWRVNVSAEHQGQGVGRFAIHALAGEARSRGFDTLTVIYEPGDDGPERFFAHIGFEVVGETPYGEHLAALTISPTPHGE, from the coding sequence ATGTCGGACCTGCGCCTCGAGACCCTGTCCGCCGCCACCGTCGTGGCGGCCAACAACCTGACCCTGAAGCCGGGCCAAGAGCAGTACGTGGCCCCGGTCTCGCACTCGATCGCCGAGGCCTACGTCAACCCGACGACGGCGTGGCCCCGCGTCGTGCTCGACGGCGACGAGGTCGTCGGCTTCATCATGGGCAACTTCGACGCGGATGCCGACGACGAGAGCCTCCGCAGCTGCATCTGGCGCGTCAACGTCTCGGCCGAGCACCAGGGCCAGGGCGTCGGGCGCTTCGCGATCCACGCCCTCGCCGGCGAGGCGCGCAGCCGCGGCTTCGACACACTCACCGTCATCTACGAGCCGGGCGACGACGGCCCAGAGCGCTTCTTCGCCCACATCGGCTTCGAGGTCGTCGGCGAGACGCCCTACGGCGAGCACCTCGCGGCGCTGACGATCAGCCCGACGCCGCACGGAGAGTGA
- a CDS encoding ROK family protein gives MRLGLDIGGTKIDAVAVDDDRGPARPVHRVRLASGFGADEVLGNAVEAAQRLSALTGVPLGGLASVGVGVPGVVDAATGRVGHAVNLGLVDSALGTELAHRLGVPVRVENDVNAAALGAWHTMSLQGSVAYLNLGTGLAAGLVLDGQVRRGAQGAAGEIGHVPVDPVGAWCACGQRGCLETVASGSAAARLWPTTALHPARALLDAAADGDHLAVQARRTLVDGVAQAVRLLALTVDVQTIVVGGGMSALGDELMGPVREALADQAAASSFIASLDLASRLVLLPAGLPAAAVGAAMAGAAADPVAVAATG, from the coding sequence GTGAGGCTCGGCCTCGACATCGGCGGCACGAAGATCGACGCCGTCGCGGTGGACGACGACCGAGGCCCGGCCCGTCCGGTGCACCGCGTGCGACTCGCCTCCGGCTTCGGCGCCGACGAGGTGCTCGGCAACGCGGTCGAGGCCGCGCAGCGCCTCTCGGCCCTCACCGGCGTCCCGCTCGGCGGGCTGGCGTCGGTCGGCGTGGGGGTGCCCGGCGTCGTCGACGCCGCCACGGGCAGGGTCGGCCACGCCGTGAACCTCGGCCTCGTCGACTCGGCGCTCGGCACAGAGCTGGCGCATCGCCTCGGGGTGCCGGTCCGGGTCGAGAACGACGTCAACGCCGCGGCGCTCGGCGCGTGGCACACGATGTCCCTGCAGGGCTCCGTCGCCTACCTCAACCTCGGCACGGGCCTCGCCGCCGGGCTCGTCCTCGACGGCCAGGTGCGCCGCGGGGCGCAGGGCGCCGCGGGCGAGATAGGCCACGTCCCCGTCGACCCGGTGGGCGCCTGGTGCGCGTGCGGGCAGCGCGGCTGCCTCGAGACCGTGGCCTCCGGCTCGGCGGCGGCCCGCCTCTGGCCGACCACCGCCCTGCACCCTGCCCGCGCCCTGCTCGACGCCGCGGCCGACGGCGACCACCTGGCCGTGCAGGCCCGGCGCACCCTGGTCGACGGGGTCGCGCAGGCGGTCCGGCTCCTCGCACTGACGGTCGACGTGCAGACGATCGTCGTCGGCGGCGGGATGAGCGCGCTCGGCGATGAGCTGATGGGGCCGGTGCGCGAGGCGCTCGCCGACCAGGCCGCCGCCTCCTCGTTCATCGCGTCGCTCGACCTCGCGTCGCGCCTCGTGCTGCTGCCCGCCGGGCTGCCGGCTGCCGCCGTCGGCGCCGCCATGGCGGGCGCGGCCGCCGACCCCGTCGCGGTCGCAGCGACCGGCTGA
- a CDS encoding MGMT family protein, which yields MTAAAGSPDPGSSESGSPGDDFVSRVVSVVESVPEGRVMSYGSVAAAVGSRSSRGVGKVMAHTGSDLPWWRIVKASGHAPEGHGQRALEHWRAEGTPLRWSRSGTVRVDLERASWSPDVSLGDEPVGTFG from the coding sequence GTGACCGCCGCGGCAGGCTCGCCCGACCCGGGCTCGTCCGAGTCAGGCTCGCCCGGCGACGACTTCGTCTCGCGCGTCGTCTCCGTCGTCGAGTCCGTGCCGGAGGGGCGGGTCATGTCGTACGGCTCGGTCGCGGCCGCCGTCGGCTCGCGCTCGTCCCGGGGCGTCGGCAAGGTGATGGCGCACACGGGCTCCGACCTGCCGTGGTGGCGCATCGTGAAGGCCTCAGGGCACGCCCCAGAGGGGCACGGCCAGAGGGCCCTCGAGCACTGGCGTGCGGAGGGGACCCCGCTGCGCTGGTCGCGGTCGGGCACCGTCCGGGTCGACCTCGAGCGCGCCTCCTGGTCGCCCGACGTCAGCCTGGGGGACGAGCCGGTCGGCACCTTCGGCTGA